Proteins from a single region of Macrotis lagotis isolate mMagLag1 chromosome 2, bilby.v1.9.chrom.fasta, whole genome shotgun sequence:
- the EIF3D gene encoding eukaryotic translation initiation factor 3 subunit D, which yields MAKFVTPVIQDNPSGWGPCAVPEQFRDMPYQPFSKGDRLGKVADWTGATYQDKRYTNKYSSQFGGGSQYAYFHEEDETSFQLVDTARTQKTAYQRNRMRFAQRNLRRDKDRRNMLQFNLQTLPKSAKQKERDRIRLQKKFQKQFGVRQKWDQKSQKPRDSSVEVRSDWEVKEEMDFPQLMKMRYLEVSEPQDIECCGALEYYDKAFDRITTRNEKPLRSIKRIFHTVTTTDDPVIRKLAKTQGNVFATDAILATLMSCTRSVYSWDIVVQRVGSKLFFDKRDNSDFDLLTVSETANEPPQDEGNSFNSPRNLAMEATYINHNFSQQCLRMGKERYKFPNPNPFVEDDMDKNEIASVAYRYRRWKLGDDIDLIVRCEHDGVMTGANGEVSFINIKTLNEWDSRHCNGVDWRQKLDSQRGAVIATELKNNSYKLARWTCCALLAGSEYLKLGYVSRYHVKDSARHVILGTQQFKPNEFASQINLSVENAWGILRCVIDICMKLEEGKYLILKDPNKQVIRVYSLPDGTFSSDEDDDNEDEEEEEEEEEA from the exons ATGGCAAAGTTTGTGACTCCTGTGATCCAGGACAACCCCTCGGGCTGGGGTCCCTGTGCAGTCCCCGAACAATTCCGGGACATGCCCTATCAACCCTTCAGTAAAGGAGATCGGCTGGGAAAG GTTGCAGACTGGACAGGTGCCACCTACCAGGATAAGAGGTATACAA ATAAGTATTCCTCCCAATTTGGTGGTGGTAGTCAATATGCTTATTTCCATGAGGAGGACGAGACCAGCTTCCAACTAGTTGACACAGCCCGGACCCAGAAGACGGCATACCAGAGAAATAGGATGAGGTTTGCCCAG CGGAACCTTCGCAGGGATAAGGACCGTCGTAACATGTTGCAGTTCAACCTGCAGACCTTGCCCAAGAGCGCCAAGCAGAAAGAGAG AGACCGCATACGCCTACAAAAAAAGTTCCAGAAGCAGTTTGGAGTCAGGCAGAAATGGGACCAAAAATCCCAG AAACCCCGGGATTCTTCAGTTGAGGTTCGGAGTGACTGGgaagtgaaggaagaaatggattttcCTCAGTTAATGAAGATGCGTTACTTGGAGGTGTCAGAGCCACAGGACAT CGAGTGCTGTGGGGCCCTGGAATATTACGACAAAGCCTTTGACCGGATCACCACAAGAAATGAGAAGCCTCTGCGGAGCATTAAGCGCATTTTCCACACTGTCACCACGACAGATGATCCCGTCATCCGCAAG CTGGCAAAGACTCAGGGCAATGTGTTTGCCACAGATGCCATCCTGGCCACTCTGATGAGCTGCACCCGCTCAGTCTACTCCTGGGATATTGTCGTCCAGAGGGTTGGGTCCAAGCTCTTTTTTGACAAAAGGGACAACTCGGATTTTG ATCTCCTGACTGTGAGTGAAACTGCCAATGAGCCCCCTCAGGATGAGGGCAACTCCTTCAACTCGCCCCGGAATCTTGCCATGGAAGCCACCTACATCAACCACAACTTCTCCCAGCAGTGCCTAAGAATG GGAAAGGAAAGATACAAGTTTCCCAACCCAAATCCTTTTGTGGAGGACGACATGGACAAGAATGAAATTGCCTCCGTGGCCTACCG ATACCGGAGGTGGAAACTTGGTGATGATATCGACCTCATTGTCCGCTGTGAGCATGATGGAGTCATGACGGGGGCCAATGGAGAGGTCTCCTTTATCAACATCAAGACCCTCAATGAGTGGGATTCCAGG CACTGCAATGGTGTGGACTGGCGTCAGAAGCTGGACTCTCAGCGGGGGGCAGTCATCGCCACTGAGCTGAAGAACAACAGCTACAAGCTGGCGCGTTGGACCTGCTGTGCTTTATTGGCCGGATCCGAGTACCTCAAGCTTGG CTATGTGTCCCGTTACCATGTCAAAGACTCAGCTCGTCATGTCATCCTGGGAACCCAGCAGTTCAAGCCCAATGAGTTTGCCAGCCAGATCAACTTGAGCGTGGAGAACGCCTGGGGCATCCTGCGCTGCGTGATCGACATCTGCATGAAGCTAGAGGAGGGCAAGTACCTGATCCTCAAGGACCCCAACAAGCAGGTGATCCGCGTCTACAGCCTGCCTGAC